One segment of Paenibacillus rhizovicinus DNA contains the following:
- a CDS encoding RNA polymerase sigma factor has product MDDEEEYQALMRLARAGDGESLLQLIAGQQARLYRIARAYLKDDQDALDALQETTFRAYQGIAKLKDAALFQTWLTRILLNCCNDEYRRRSKREWLAQWKQWGASQPSFASGSDLKVTLEDAVRDLPTRQKEIIILKYTQQYTLTEIAVILGCPEGTVKTGLHKALGRLRGLLGREVLASE; this is encoded by the coding sequence ATGGACGACGAAGAGGAGTATCAAGCGTTGATGAGGCTTGCCCGGGCGGGAGACGGGGAATCGCTGCTTCAGCTGATCGCGGGGCAGCAGGCGAGGCTGTACCGCATCGCGCGCGCTTACTTGAAGGATGACCAGGATGCGCTGGATGCGCTGCAGGAAACGACGTTCCGCGCTTATCAAGGAATCGCCAAGCTGAAGGATGCCGCCTTGTTCCAGACGTGGCTGACGCGGATTCTGCTCAACTGCTGCAATGACGAATATCGGCGCCGCAGCAAGCGGGAGTGGCTGGCGCAATGGAAGCAATGGGGCGCAAGCCAGCCTTCGTTCGCGAGCGGAAGCGATCTGAAGGTGACGCTCGAAGATGCGGTGAGGGACCTGCCGACGCGGCAGAAGGAAATTATTATTTTGAAGTATACGCAGCAATATACGTTGACCGAGATCGCGGTCATCCTGGGCTGTCCCGAAGGAACGGTCAAGACCGGGCTGCACAAAGCGTTAGGGAGATTGCGCGGCTTATTGGGAAGGGAGGTGCTTGCCAGTGAATAA
- a CDS encoding spermidine synthase translates to MKLNFRISFLYVFVFVTGASVMAMELAASRFLAPYYGTSMIVWANIIGLILLSLSLGYWIGGRWADKRPDGRLLMLISLSAGVLTSLLPIWGKLIFPLLSDGILNTSVLIIVCSFFAILIVFAPPVFLLAMVSPFAIRLVPADDGQIGKVAGNLYAFSTLGSLIGTFGTAFGTIPFLGTRETIFLWSAALIAISAWGLRSTRLRWLGVMLLVPFLLYFAPHDQFKEAEGDPVVWAKDTLYQFVRVTHNEKDETKLVYNEGGGVQSIRRPNDALNKNDYYDDYLLLPYLTDHPKEFLVLGSAGGTIPRLLAKYVKPQFPELHTTGVEIDPDVIKLDARFFGLQPGDATLVNQDARVFISNTDKRYDIVIVDAYSQQIYIPFHLSTKEFFATIGKRLNDKGMLALNVNAVSPASKLLVSMEKTLKAAFPYSYAIKARGHYNYILLGSFSPIDLQPLQAIDARSPLAAIRSEWPSKLEPLTDDQVSKGVLLTDNRAPTEMLTDSMVFGTLRSE, encoded by the coding sequence TTGAAGCTTAATTTCCGTATCTCGTTTCTGTATGTGTTCGTGTTCGTAACCGGAGCGTCCGTCATGGCGATGGAACTCGCGGCATCTCGGTTCTTGGCTCCTTATTACGGAACCTCCATGATCGTGTGGGCTAACATCATCGGCCTGATTCTGCTCTCGCTGTCGCTGGGCTATTGGATTGGCGGACGCTGGGCGGACAAGCGGCCGGACGGCAGGCTGCTCATGCTTATCTCCCTCTCCGCCGGCGTGCTCACTTCGCTGCTGCCGATTTGGGGCAAGCTGATTTTCCCATTGCTGTCGGATGGCATTCTCAACACTTCCGTGCTCATCATCGTTTGTTCTTTCTTCGCCATCTTGATCGTTTTTGCGCCGCCGGTGTTTCTGCTGGCCATGGTCAGCCCTTTTGCGATCAGGCTTGTTCCGGCCGATGATGGACAGATCGGCAAAGTGGCCGGCAATTTATATGCATTCTCCACGCTCGGCAGCCTGATCGGCACGTTCGGTACCGCCTTCGGCACCATTCCCTTTCTCGGTACAAGGGAGACGATATTCCTCTGGTCCGCCGCGTTAATCGCCATCAGCGCCTGGGGATTGCGCTCGACCCGGCTGCGCTGGCTGGGCGTTATGCTGCTCGTTCCGTTCCTGCTGTATTTCGCTCCCCATGACCAGTTCAAGGAAGCCGAAGGAGATCCCGTCGTATGGGCCAAAGATACGCTCTATCAATTCGTCAGGGTGACGCATAACGAGAAGGATGAGACGAAGCTCGTCTATAACGAAGGCGGGGGCGTCCAGTCGATACGGCGTCCGAACGATGCGCTGAACAAGAATGACTACTACGACGATTACTTGCTGCTTCCTTATTTGACGGATCATCCCAAGGAATTTCTCGTGCTCGGCTCCGCGGGCGGTACGATTCCTCGCCTGCTGGCGAAATACGTGAAGCCGCAATTCCCGGAACTGCATACGACGGGCGTCGAAATCGACCCCGATGTCATCAAGCTCGATGCGCGCTTCTTCGGTTTGCAGCCGGGCGATGCGACGCTGGTCAATCAGGATGCCAGAGTGTTCATCAGCAATACGGACAAGCGGTACGACATCGTCATCGTCGACGCGTATTCCCAGCAAATCTACATCCCGTTCCATCTATCGACGAAGGAATTCTTCGCGACGATCGGGAAGCGCCTGAACGATAAAGGGATGCTGGCGTTGAATGTCAATGCCGTTTCTCCTGCCTCCAAATTGCTTGTTTCCATGGAAAAAACGTTGAAGGCCGCATTTCCTTACAGCTACGCGATCAAAGCCCGCGGTCATTATAACTATATTTTATTAGGCTCGTTCTCGCCGATTGATCTGCAACCGCTGCAAGCCATCGATGCCCGGAGCCCGCTCGCGGCCATCCGCAGCGAATGGCCAAGCAAGCTCGAGCCGCTCACCGACGACCAGGTTTCCAAAGGCGTGCTGCTCACGGATAATCGTGCGCCGACCGAGATGCTGACCGATTCGATGGTGTTCGGGACGCTTCGTTCGGAATAG
- a CDS encoding DUF4179 domain-containing protein, with the protein MNNKRTGQPGSTEETAGQDWLEAELQRWGDEAGRLAVPAEAGQALRSGLDPSSASARIKRSSRRRRRSGYAAAVAMLLACILMTASVSPAFASALQHIPGMSRILSLIGSDPGLHDAIDHDYMQPVGLSDKHGGNEFTVEGIVVDQVRMNVFFTVKLAKPKDTVYFGDMKVRDGATMQEVAALSSYSMQAEQDGIYRGVIDLQMGDGEPVPDSLSISFSPDSNDQQLVVQFPVDKTKSAGMEEVLEVHQTVSVGGQKLTIERAHIYPTRLIVDISFDEANSKQIFELGDLSIVGEKGEVLQNKGAFLGDKEQTLQFDSSFFHTPKHLTLKVGRIMALDKDKRNLVIDLGAKKIVQAPDDQVGLTSVSRQPNGNYELQLSVQGPTIPTDHFGYTLGSELTDANGKAYQANLKRSGWGANEDKVTIDFKIPADQQLQNPVSLKIDNYPAWIDEPFEVKLK; encoded by the coding sequence GTGAATAACAAGCGGACAGGACAACCGGGCAGTACGGAAGAGACGGCCGGACAGGATTGGCTGGAGGCGGAATTGCAGCGCTGGGGAGATGAAGCGGGCAGACTCGCGGTGCCGGCAGAGGCCGGGCAGGCGCTGCGTTCAGGGCTGGATCCTTCCTCTGCGTCCGCTCGAATCAAGCGGTCGTCAAGGAGACGAAGAAGAAGCGGCTACGCGGCTGCGGTTGCGATGCTGCTTGCCTGCATCTTGATGACGGCAAGCGTCTCGCCTGCGTTCGCTTCGGCGCTGCAGCACATTCCGGGGATGTCGCGCATTCTGAGCTTGATCGGCAGCGACCCCGGGTTGCATGACGCGATCGACCATGATTATATGCAGCCGGTAGGGCTGAGCGATAAGCACGGCGGCAACGAATTCACCGTGGAGGGTATCGTCGTCGACCAGGTTCGGATGAATGTGTTCTTCACGGTCAAGCTGGCTAAACCGAAGGATACTGTCTATTTCGGCGATATGAAAGTGCGGGACGGAGCGACGATGCAGGAGGTTGCGGCCTTGTCCAGCTACAGCATGCAGGCAGAGCAAGATGGCATCTATCGGGGCGTGATCGATCTCCAGATGGGCGATGGCGAGCCGGTGCCGGATTCGTTAAGCATCTCGTTCTCGCCGGACAGCAACGATCAGCAGCTGGTGGTGCAGTTCCCGGTCGACAAGACGAAATCGGCAGGCATGGAGGAAGTGCTCGAGGTTCATCAAACGGTGTCGGTTGGCGGGCAGAAGCTGACGATCGAACGCGCGCATATCTATCCTACCCGGCTGATCGTCGACATCTCGTTCGATGAGGCCAACAGCAAGCAGATCTTCGAGCTCGGCGACCTGAGCATCGTGGGCGAGAAGGGCGAGGTACTTCAGAACAAAGGGGCTTTTCTCGGCGATAAGGAGCAGACGCTGCAATTCGACAGCAGCTTCTTCCATACGCCCAAACATTTGACGCTGAAGGTTGGCCGCATCATGGCGCTCGATAAAGACAAAAGGAACTTGGTCATCGACTTGGGCGCGAAGAAAATCGTGCAGGCGCCCGACGATCAAGTCGGCTTAACGAGCGTCAGCCGGCAGCCGAACGGCAATTACGAGCTTCAGCTGAGCGTCCAGGGGCCGACCATTCCGACGGATCACTTTGGATATACGCTTGGCAGCGAGCTGACGGATGCTAACGGCAAAGCATACCAAGCCAACTTGAAACGTTCTGGATGGGGCGCGAACGAAGACAAAGTAACAATTGACTTTAAAATTCCAGCCGATCAACAGCTGCAAAACCCGGTTTCGCTCAAAATCGACAATTACCCGGCGTGGATCGACGAGCCTTTCGAGGTGAAGCTGAAATAA
- a CDS encoding alpha-mannosidase yields the protein MSSAQPKAVIHVISHTHWDREWYMPYEAHHAKLIRTMDDLLDVMDRDPEYRSFYLDGQTIVLDDYLQVYPEKREKLVQLVREGRLSAGPWYILQDEFLTSSEANVRNLQIGHRDAKAFGPVSKLGYFPDSFGNMGQAAQLMQQAGITTAVFGRGVKATGFNNSVSDSTDLESPYSEMNWDSPDGSRVLGILFANWYNNGMEIPEEPAAAKQFWDNAIASASRYASTRHLLLMNGCDHQPAQANLSAALRTARELYPDCEFIHSNWDDYVQAVQAELPPALSTITGELRGQRTDGWFSLVNTASARIYIKQLNQQNQTMLEKIAEPLAAFAHAQGQSYPHGLLNYAWRTLMQNHPHDSICGCSVDEVYHEMKTRFEKSKGVAASVIADSTAYLSGQIDTSGFGEGSVPFAVFSTSGYEDSGVVTVELELSRRYFKQSENPVEIAAFVGSSTIAEGYLVDANGARVAYTSADLGVRFGYDLPDDKFRQPYFARVVSVTFEANAVPAMGYAAYAWVPSIEANANAAAASLIASPNTMENEFLQVSIQRDGTLNLTDKASGQTYSGLGYYENVGDVGNEYIFKQPKGDKAITTAGLEAQIRVVEDTSYRATYEITHTILIPECADERLQTEIATMVSFLDREAQRSGKLVPLTIVTRVSLSRSERGVRVHASFDNPAKDHRLRVMLPSGVTAARHHADSIFEVASRATTPSAEWVNPSNCQHQSAFVDVHEAGRGLAIGNKGLNEYEILRDGSGTIAVTILRSTGELGDWGVFPTPDAQCLGKNEAEWMILPHGGESDRFRAYQAAYGFQVPMQTAQTGLHGGPLAPRQSLLNWSSTGSGLALSSLKVNEDRGDWIARWYNLSGEPAELSVGSAYHDELYESNVLEERADTRIGSDSGSASVPVAGFKIVSIGLTGSGSK from the coding sequence ATGTCATCCGCACAGCCTAAAGCCGTCATTCACGTCATCTCCCATACCCACTGGGACCGCGAGTGGTATATGCCGTACGAAGCCCATCATGCCAAGCTGATTCGCACGATGGATGATCTGCTCGACGTGATGGACCGCGATCCCGAATATCGCAGCTTCTATCTCGACGGACAGACGATCGTGCTCGACGATTATCTGCAAGTGTATCCCGAGAAACGCGAGAAGCTCGTTCAACTGGTTCGGGAAGGCCGCTTATCCGCCGGACCTTGGTATATTTTGCAGGATGAGTTCCTGACGAGCAGCGAAGCGAACGTCCGCAATTTGCAAATCGGCCATCGCGATGCCAAAGCGTTCGGTCCCGTTTCGAAGCTCGGCTATTTCCCCGACTCGTTCGGCAACATGGGCCAGGCGGCACAGCTGATGCAGCAGGCCGGCATTACGACGGCGGTGTTCGGGCGCGGCGTGAAAGCGACGGGCTTCAACAACAGCGTCTCCGATTCCACGGACCTCGAGTCGCCGTATTCGGAGATGAATTGGGATTCGCCGGACGGCTCCCGCGTGCTCGGCATCCTGTTCGCGAACTGGTACAACAACGGCATGGAAATTCCCGAGGAGCCCGCAGCGGCCAAGCAGTTCTGGGACAACGCGATCGCAAGCGCCTCCCGCTATGCCTCGACGCGGCATCTGCTGCTTATGAACGGCTGCGATCACCAGCCCGCGCAAGCGAATCTGTCGGCTGCGCTCCGCACCGCGAGAGAGCTTTATCCGGATTGCGAATTCATCCATTCCAATTGGGACGATTACGTGCAGGCCGTTCAGGCCGAGCTGCCGCCGGCGCTCAGCACCATTACGGGCGAGCTGCGCGGACAACGGACGGACGGCTGGTTCTCGCTCGTCAACACGGCATCGGCGCGGATCTATATCAAGCAGCTGAACCAGCAGAACCAAACGATGCTGGAGAAAATCGCCGAGCCGCTCGCCGCGTTCGCCCATGCGCAGGGCCAATCCTATCCGCACGGCCTGCTCAACTACGCTTGGCGCACGCTCATGCAGAACCATCCGCATGACAGCATTTGCGGCTGCAGCGTCGACGAAGTCTATCACGAGATGAAGACCCGCTTCGAGAAAAGCAAAGGCGTCGCCGCTTCCGTCATCGCGGACAGCACGGCTTACCTCAGCGGCCAAATCGACACGTCGGGCTTCGGCGAAGGCAGCGTGCCGTTCGCGGTATTCAGCACGAGCGGCTACGAGGATTCCGGCGTCGTTACCGTGGAACTCGAACTGAGCCGCCGCTATTTCAAACAGAGCGAGAATCCGGTCGAAATCGCCGCATTCGTCGGCAGCAGCACAATAGCAGAGGGCTACCTCGTCGATGCGAACGGCGCGCGGGTCGCTTATACGAGCGCGGATCTCGGCGTTCGTTTCGGCTACGACTTGCCGGACGATAAATTCCGCCAGCCGTATTTTGCCCGCGTCGTGTCCGTGACGTTCGAAGCGAACGCTGTTCCGGCCATGGGATATGCCGCTTATGCGTGGGTTCCTTCTATTGAAGCGAACGCGAACGCGGCAGCCGCTTCGCTCATCGCATCGCCGAACACGATGGAGAACGAGTTCCTCCAAGTCTCCATTCAACGGGACGGCACGCTGAACCTGACCGATAAGGCCAGCGGCCAAACGTACAGCGGCCTCGGCTATTACGAGAATGTCGGCGATGTCGGCAACGAATATATTTTCAAGCAGCCGAAAGGCGATAAAGCCATCACGACCGCCGGTCTGGAAGCGCAAATTCGCGTCGTAGAAGATACGTCTTACCGCGCAACGTACGAAATCACCCATACGATTCTCATTCCCGAGTGCGCCGACGAACGGCTGCAAACGGAAATCGCAACGATGGTATCCTTCTTGGATCGGGAGGCGCAGCGTTCCGGCAAGCTCGTTCCCCTTACGATCGTGACGCGCGTCAGCTTGAGCCGCTCCGAGCGGGGCGTGCGCGTCCATGCGAGCTTCGACAACCCGGCGAAGGACCACCGCCTCCGGGTCATGCTTCCGTCCGGCGTTACGGCTGCGCGTCATCACGCGGATTCCATCTTCGAAGTGGCGTCGCGCGCGACTACGCCTTCGGCAGAATGGGTCAATCCGAGCAACTGCCAGCATCAAAGCGCGTTCGTAGACGTGCATGAAGCGGGCCGCGGCTTGGCGATCGGCAACAAAGGACTGAATGAATACGAAATCCTGCGCGACGGCAGCGGCACGATCGCGGTGACGATCCTTCGCTCCACGGGCGAGCTTGGCGATTGGGGCGTGTTTCCGACGCCGGACGCGCAGTGCCTCGGCAAGAACGAAGCGGAGTGGATGATTCTCCCTCACGGCGGCGAGAGCGACCGCTTCCGCGCTTACCAAGCGGCGTACGGCTTCCAGGTGCCGATGCAAACGGCGCAAACCGGCTTGCACGGCGGCCCGCTCGCTCCGCGCCAAAGCCTGTTGAACTGGAGCAGCACGGGCTCCGGCCTCGCCCTGTCCAGCCTGAAAGTGAACGAGGACCGCGGCGACTGGATCGCGCGCTGGTACAATCTGTCCGGCGAGCCGGCCGAGCTTTCCGTCGGTTCTGCCTATCACGATGAACTGTACGAAAGCAACGTGCTGGAGGAACGCGCGGATACGCGAATCGGCAGCGATAGCGGCTCTGCCTCCGTACCGGTTGCCGGCTTCAAAATCGTCAGCATCGGCCTGACCGGCAGCGGCAGCAAGTAA
- a CDS encoding LacI family DNA-binding transcriptional regulator — protein sequence MTDHKPRYQIIIDYYMDHIASGQLNDGDKLPNGPEIAAQFGVSAITVTHAMRQLETMGFVKRIKKAGTFVTVRQPDEPAAEPRLAASGFDEPAAIAAPDAPSLPIPVISLVMPFSETIGYEIFRGVEEECAKRGFYVTFHNSKYDDAIERGIIQKLAKDRVSGIIVYPVSSYKNIDVFGSLAIEGVPFALIDRSIDGLDAPLVISDNMEAGRSVTSHLLGLGHERIAFACPAWNEAVSISERYKGYCKALIAAGIAPKPEWLVNLDLSPAQGTESPSEMNDAANADILLDRLLAIAPAPTAAVVVNDMSATHLLKAALQRGIDVPGRLSITGFDNLSFTEHLEVPLTTVEQDFYGIGREAAKLVLASPEQRGDAKVILPTRLISRQSASAPL from the coding sequence GTGACAGACCATAAGCCGCGCTATCAGATCATCATCGATTATTATATGGACCACATTGCCTCCGGTCAGCTGAACGACGGAGACAAGCTGCCGAACGGACCGGAAATCGCAGCGCAGTTCGGCGTCAGCGCGATCACGGTCACCCATGCCATGCGCCAGCTGGAGACGATGGGGTTCGTGAAACGGATCAAGAAGGCCGGCACGTTCGTGACCGTCCGCCAACCGGATGAACCAGCCGCCGAGCCGCGTCTGGCCGCTTCCGGCTTCGACGAGCCCGCCGCGATCGCTGCGCCGGACGCGCCTTCCCTGCCAATCCCCGTCATCTCGCTCGTCATGCCGTTCAGCGAAACGATCGGCTACGAGATTTTCCGCGGAGTGGAAGAGGAATGCGCGAAGCGCGGATTCTACGTTACGTTTCACAATTCCAAATACGACGACGCGATCGAGCGCGGCATCATTCAGAAGCTGGCGAAGGACCGCGTCAGCGGCATTATCGTCTACCCCGTGTCCAGCTACAAGAACATCGATGTCTTCGGCAGCCTGGCGATCGAAGGCGTTCCTTTCGCGCTGATCGACCGGAGCATCGACGGCTTGGACGCGCCGCTTGTCATCTCCGACAATATGGAAGCAGGCCGCAGCGTGACGTCGCATCTGCTGGGACTCGGCCATGAACGGATCGCCTTCGCCTGTCCTGCCTGGAACGAGGCGGTTTCCATCAGCGAACGGTACAAGGGCTACTGCAAAGCGCTCATCGCGGCAGGCATCGCGCCCAAGCCCGAGTGGCTCGTCAATCTCGACCTATCGCCCGCGCAGGGAACGGAGTCCCCGTCGGAGATGAACGATGCCGCGAACGCCGACATCCTGCTCGACCGCCTGCTTGCCATTGCGCCCGCGCCGACAGCGGCAGTCGTCGTCAACGACATGTCTGCCACTCATCTGCTCAAGGCCGCGCTGCAGCGAGGGATCGACGTCCCGGGCCGGCTGTCGATTACCGGCTTCGACAATCTCTCGTTCACCGAGCATCTGGAAGTGCCGCTCACGACCGTCGAGCAGGACTTCTACGGCATCGGCCGCGAAGCGGCGAAGCTGGTTCTCGCATCGCCCGAACAGCGCGGTGACGCCAAAGTCATCCTGCCCACAAGGCTGATCAGCCGGCAATCCGCAAGCGCGCCATTGTAA
- a CDS encoding ABC transporter permease, translated as MINLAKRVFLQTLNDKRSLAMILFAPLLILTFIYLLLGNNDYVPTVGIDKGALPAPIVAQLDKQKLNVVELSTDEAANAKQYLKDHRDVDVVFGISQASGASMTLYEPSSKGTKAMNEIQQAIAASNPSAKVNIAFVFGQEGQSTFDSLGYVFLSLFSFFLVFIISGMSLVRERSGGTLERLLMTPVKRGEVILGYTLGYGVFAIIQAILIVLYTVFVLGLSSEGFIGWILLTMVLLAVTAVSFGAMISVFASSELQVVQLIPLTIVPQVFFSGLVPLDTIPYHLGNLCYVMPIYYGAAAIKGVMIYGNGFTHIWPYLLGLVGYSLILYALNTQALKKFRKL; from the coding sequence ATGATCAATTTAGCCAAACGCGTCTTCCTGCAAACCTTGAACGACAAGCGAAGCCTTGCAATGATTTTATTCGCGCCGCTCCTGATCTTGACTTTCATTTACTTGCTGCTCGGAAACAACGATTACGTGCCGACCGTCGGCATCGACAAGGGCGCATTGCCCGCGCCGATCGTCGCGCAATTGGATAAGCAGAAACTGAACGTGGTCGAATTATCGACAGACGAGGCAGCGAACGCGAAGCAATATCTGAAGGACCATCGCGACGTGGACGTCGTCTTCGGCATCTCCCAGGCCTCCGGTGCGAGTATGACGCTTTATGAGCCTTCGAGCAAAGGCACGAAGGCCATGAACGAAATCCAACAAGCGATCGCGGCCTCTAACCCGTCGGCCAAGGTAAACATCGCCTTCGTGTTCGGGCAAGAGGGCCAATCCACGTTCGATTCGCTAGGCTATGTGTTCCTATCTCTATTCTCGTTCTTCTTGGTGTTTATCATTTCAGGCATGTCTCTTGTGAGAGAGCGAAGCGGCGGCACGCTGGAACGATTGCTGATGACCCCGGTCAAGCGCGGGGAAGTCATTCTGGGGTATACGCTCGGATATGGCGTATTCGCAATTATTCAGGCAATTCTCATCGTGCTCTATACGGTTTTCGTGCTGGGTTTAAGCTCGGAAGGATTCATCGGTTGGATTTTGCTGACGATGGTTTTACTGGCCGTCACGGCAGTCTCGTTCGGAGCTATGATCTCCGTGTTCGCGAGTTCGGAATTGCAAGTCGTACAGTTGATTCCGCTGACGATCGTTCCGCAAGTCTTCTTCTCGGGACTCGTGCCGCTCGATACGATTCCTTATCATCTCGGCAACTTATGTTACGTCATGCCGATCTATTATGGCGCAGCGGCCATTAAAGGCGTAATGATTTACGGAAATGGCTTTACGCATATTTGGCCTTATTTGCTCGGGCTAGTCGGGTATAGTCTGATCCTGTACGCATTAAACACGCAAGCGCTGAAAAAATTCAGAAAGCTTTAA
- a CDS encoding TetR/AcrR family transcriptional regulator, with translation MFKELLTQVKGERTVKQQRIVETAIRLFAEKGYYNTSTAEIAKAAEVSEGSIFKTYGTKDKLLLHLLVPNLKAMFTSNIDAVFREIGSGISFEAFLKALLKNRSDFFSENKEIFQILIKEIIYNEELKNDLLPYIAAVITPRISALIESAKKQGELVDLPTERIRTTLMTYFGGLFVSRFVLLNRSFISDEEIEDSVRMLMDGFRESSSPSPNDE, from the coding sequence TTGTTTAAGGAACTTCTAACGCAAGTCAAGGGAGAACGAACGGTCAAACAACAGAGAATCGTTGAGACGGCGATTCGATTGTTCGCGGAGAAGGGCTATTACAATACGTCGACGGCAGAAATCGCCAAAGCCGCGGAGGTGTCGGAAGGCAGTATTTTCAAAACTTACGGCACGAAAGACAAATTATTGCTGCACCTTCTCGTTCCGAATTTAAAAGCCATGTTTACGTCCAATATCGATGCCGTTTTCCGCGAAATCGGGTCCGGAATTAGCTTTGAAGCGTTCCTGAAAGCTTTGCTTAAGAATCGGAGCGATTTCTTCTCGGAAAACAAGGAGATTTTTCAAATCCTCATCAAAGAAATCATCTATAACGAGGAATTGAAAAACGATCTGCTCCCGTATATTGCCGCGGTTATTACGCCTCGGATATCGGCTTTGATCGAATCGGCCAAGAAGCAAGGCGAGCTCGTCGATCTGCCGACGGAGCGGATCCGGACAACGCTGATGACGTATTTCGGCGGACTATTCGTTTCTCGCTTCGTGCTCTTGAATCGATCCTTCATCAGCGACGAAGAAATCGAAGATTCGGTGCGCATGCTGATGGACGGATTCCGGGAAAGCTCTTCGCCGTCGCCGAACGATGAATAG
- a CDS encoding ABC transporter ATP-binding protein, with amino-acid sequence MDIQVSHVSKSFDRKQVIKDVAFTIPSGEICCFLGPSGSGKTTLIRLMIGAIGADSGTIRFGDVQMPNLGMLSKIGFMPQNDALYDDLSAESNLRFFGGLYQMNPGQLKQRMNEVLALVNLSEHRKKLVRHFSGGMKKRLSLAASILHQPEVLFLDEPTVGIDPVLRRTIWDQFHEIKKSGTTIVVSTHVMDEVTECDKAALIYNGALIEYDAVDRLLEITDNGKVEELFILASGRTQGGAAV; translated from the coding sequence ATGGATATTCAGGTGTCGCATGTCAGTAAAAGCTTTGATCGTAAGCAAGTCATCAAAGACGTCGCGTTCACGATCCCTTCCGGAGAAATCTGCTGTTTTCTTGGACCTTCGGGATCGGGGAAAACAACCTTGATCAGACTCATGATCGGGGCTATCGGCGCGGATAGCGGAACCATCCGCTTCGGCGACGTGCAGATGCCTAACTTGGGTATGTTAAGCAAGATCGGTTTCATGCCGCAAAATGATGCGCTGTACGACGACCTTTCCGCGGAATCCAACCTGAGGTTCTTCGGGGGACTTTATCAGATGAATCCGGGGCAACTGAAACAACGCATGAACGAGGTTCTCGCTTTGGTCAACTTATCGGAGCATCGGAAGAAGCTGGTAAGACATTTCTCCGGCGGAATGAAGAAGCGTCTCTCGCTTGCGGCGTCCATCCTGCATCAGCCTGAAGTGCTGTTCTTGGATGAACCGACAGTCGGGATTGATCCGGTTCTGCGCCGCACGATCTGGGATCAATTTCATGAGATCAAGAAGTCCGGCACTACGATAGTCGTCTCCACCCATGTCATGGATGAAGTAACGGAGTGCGATAAAGCCGCTTTGATTTACAACGGCGCTCTAATCGAATACGATGCCGTGGACCGGCTGCTCGAGATAACCGACAACGGCAAGGTGGAAGAGTTATTCATTCTCGCCTCCGGAAGAACGCAAGGCGGTGCCGCCGTATGA
- a CDS encoding phosphotransferase enzyme family protein, which yields MGSVIDTVNWMDKNERLDELLGRQDAVTVHPMEQGFEAEVMLIRSAEERYVLKVWNKSSKPDIRFQYCLLNALFERGISVSRPLGWGTDPNGHQVLLTTFDGKSVNKANKRKMTDIARLLSSLHRIDVEDLGDIRLPRFDFIDYFFPGASEHADIAEALSSIVRKTPMKQERLIHGDFHLNNLVEDENGRCAVIDWTNGQLGDPRYDFAWSVTLKSIYVSDRLAAAFRSAYLSANELEPEELAAFEALACLRWILLYRSGGAPGGPEQVAKVNRLMANNAWLNAYRFSIA from the coding sequence GTGGGAAGCGTTATCGATACCGTGAATTGGATGGATAAGAACGAAAGGCTGGACGAATTACTGGGCCGACAAGACGCCGTAACGGTGCATCCGATGGAACAAGGCTTCGAAGCCGAAGTCATGTTGATTCGCTCGGCCGAAGAGCGCTACGTGCTGAAAGTATGGAACAAGAGCTCCAAGCCCGATATTCGCTTCCAGTATTGTTTGTTGAATGCCCTCTTCGAGAGAGGCATCTCCGTCTCGAGGCCGCTCGGCTGGGGTACAGATCCGAATGGACATCAAGTGCTGCTGACGACCTTCGACGGCAAGTCCGTTAACAAAGCGAACAAGCGGAAAATGACCGATATCGCCCGCCTGTTATCCAGCCTGCATCGAATCGATGTCGAAGACCTTGGAGACATCCGTCTTCCGCGTTTCGATTTCATCGACTACTTCTTCCCGGGAGCGAGCGAACACGCGGACATCGCGGAAGCATTGTCTTCCATCGTTCGCAAGACCCCCATGAAACAAGAGCGGCTGATTCACGGCGATTTTCACCTCAACAATCTTGTAGAAGACGAAAACGGCCGCTGCGCGGTCATCGATTGGACGAACGGACAATTAGGAGATCCGCGATACGATTTTGCATGGTCGGTTACGTTGAAATCCATCTATGTCTCGGACCGTCTTGCCGCTGCCTTCCGTTCCGCGTACCTATCCGCCAACGAGCTCGAGCCCGAGGAGCTTGCGGCCTTCGAAGCGTTGGCTTGTCTCCGTTGGATTCTGCTGTATCGAAGCGGAGGAGCGCCCGGCGGACCCGAACAAGTCGCGAAGGTCAATCGCCTGATGGCGAACAATGCTTGGCTGAACGCCTATCGATTCTCCATTGCATAA